The following proteins come from a genomic window of Parambassis ranga chromosome 4, fParRan2.1, whole genome shotgun sequence:
- the enc3 gene encoding ectodermal-neural cortex 3, producing MSVSNHENRKSRSSSGSMNIQLFHKTSHADSLLTQLNLLRKRKVFTDVVLKAGNRSFPCHRAVLASCSRYFEAMFSGGLRESRDADVNFHDSLHPEVLELLLDYAYSARVIINEENAESLLEAGDMLQFHDIRDAAAEFLEKNLHQSNCLGMMLLSDAHQCQRLYELSWRMCLANFATLFRTEDFLSLPRDKVQELILSEELEVEDESLVYEAVIDWVKADMERRHSELPELLRCVRLALLPESYLLKNVASEELVMCHKVGREIVEDAVRCKMRILQNDGIVTGFCARPRKVSQALLLLGGQTFMCDKVYMIDNKTKEITPKTDIPSPRKECSACAIGCKVYVTGGRGSENGASKDVWVYDTLHDEWSKAAPMLVARFGHGSAELDHMLYVVGGHTSLAGSFPASPSVSLKQVEQYDPQTNKWTLVAPLREGVSNAAVVGAKNKLFAFGGTSVNRDKYPKVQCFDPCQNRWSVPAACPQLWRYTAAAVVGNHVVVIGGDTEFSASSAYRFNSETYQWSKFGDVTAKRISCHAVASGNKLYVVGGYFGAQRCKTLDCYDPSSDSWDSVTSVPYSLIPTAFVSTWKYLSA from the exons ATGTCTGTCAGCAACCACGAAAACAGAAAGTCTCGCTCCAGCTCCGGCTCCATGAATATCCAGCTATTCCACAAGACGTCTCATGCCGACAGCCTGTTGACGCAACTCAACTTGTTGCGTAAGAGAAAAGTCTTCACAGATGTCGTGCTGAAGGCTGGCAACCGCTCCTTCCCGTGTCACCGGGCCGTCCTGGCCTCCTGCAGCCGCTATTTTGAAGCCATGTTCAGCGGCGGGCTCAGGGAGAGCCGCGATGCAGATGTCAACTTCCACGACTCTCTTCATCCGGAGGTCCTGGAGCTGTTGCTCGACTACGCCTACTCGGCCCGTGTCATCATCAATGAGGAAAATGCAGAGTCGCTCCTCGAGGCTGGAGACATGCTTCAGTTCCACGACATCAGAGACGCAGCAGCAGAGTTTCTAGAAAAGAACCTCCACCAGTCTAACTGTCTGGGGATGATGCTGTTGTCAGACGCCCACCAGTGCCAGAGACTATACGAGCTGTCCTGGAGGATGTGCCTGGCAAACTTTGCCACTCTCTTTAGGACAGAAGACTTCCTCAGCCTGCCCAGAGACAAAGTCCAGGAGCTGATCCTGAgtgaggagctggaggtggaggatgagAGCCTTGTGTACGAGGCTGTTATTGACTGGGTGAAGGCAGACATGGAGCGGAGGCACAGTGAGCTGCCTGAGCTGTTGCGCTGCGTCCGCCTGGCACTGCTGCCAGAGTCGTACCTGCTAAAGAACGTCGCCTCGGAGGAGCTGGTGATGTGCCACAAGGTGGGCAGAGAGATCGTTGAAGACGCCGTGCGGTGTAAGATGAGGATCCTCCAGAACGATGGCATTGTAACAGGGTTCTGTGCACGGCCAAGAAAAGTGAGCcaggccctgctgctgctgggaggacAGACCTTTATGTGTGATAAAGTCTACATGATTGATAATAAGACCAAGGAAATCACTCCGAAAACAGACATCCCCAGCCCCAGGAAGGAGTGCAGTGCTTGTGCTATCGGTTGTAAG GTTTATGTTACTGGAGGGCGTGGCTCTGAGAATGGAGCCTCCAAAGATGTCTGGGTCTACGACACATTACACGATGAGTGGTCCAAAGCAGCGCCGATGTTGGTGGCCAGATTTGGACACGGTTCTGCAGAGCTTGACCACATGCTGTATGTTGTGGGAGGACACACTTCTCTCGCAGGATCCTTCCCTGCATCTCCGTCTGTCTCCCTCAAACAGGTGGAACAGTACGACCCTCAGACCAATAAATGGACCCTGGTAGCTCCACTCCGAGAAGGGGTGAGCAACGCTGCTGTCGTCGGTGCCAAAAACAAACTGTTCGCCTTTGGGGGCACCAGTGTGAACAGAGACAAATACCCCAAGGTGCAGTGCTTTGACCCCTGTCAGAACCGGTGGTCAGTACCAGCTGCCTGTCCACAGCTGTGGCGATACACTGCGGCGGCTGTGGTTGGCAACCATGTCGTGGTGATTGGAGGGGACACTGAATTTTCAGCCAGCTCTGCATATCGGTTCAACAGTGAGACGTACCAGTGGTCAAAGTTTGGCGATGTAACAGCCAAGAGGATCAGCTGTCACGCAGTGGCGTCGGGAAACAAACTGTATGTGGTTGGAGGGTACTTTGGGGCGCAGAGGTGTAAGACGCTAGACTGTTACGATCCATCATCAGACTCCTGGGACAGTGTGACCAGTGTGCCCTACTCGCTCATTCCCACTGCCTTCGTCAGCACATGGAAGTACCTCTCAGCCTAG